Proteins encoded in a region of the Flavobacterium sp. MDT1-60 genome:
- a CDS encoding Gfo/Idh/MocA family protein, whose product MKTTLFKFTIVFFLLFGWTIASAQMIKTKTPNRPKGQQDVLRLATAPIPTVRVAFIGLGMRGPGAVERMTHIPGVEIVALCDMLEKNTQSANEIVTKAGLPKAQEFFGDENAWRKVTTLPNVDLVYVATDWKHHAIIGVQAMKDGKHVAIEVPGALTMKEIWDLIDTSEKTRKHCMQLENCVYDFFELTTLNMAQQGLFGEILHAEGSYIHGLQPFWGEYWNNWRMDYNIKHRGDVYATHGMGPACQALNIHRGDKMNFLVSMDTKAVGNPAYIKEKSGQEIKDFRNGDHTMTMIRTENGKTIQIQHDVTSPRPYSRMYQLSGTKGFANKYPLEGYALDGKELGDDVKPNHEKLSAHSFVPEEVKKALMAKYKHPIVKDIEEQAKKVGGHGGMDFVMDYRLIHCLQKGLPLDMDVYDLAEWSCLGPLTEISLDKGSVPVEIPDFTRGGWNKLQKLEFSE is encoded by the coding sequence ATGAAAACTACTCTTTTTAAATTCACAATAGTCTTTTTTCTTCTGTTCGGATGGACGATTGCATCGGCACAAATGATCAAGACAAAGACGCCTAACCGTCCAAAAGGTCAGCAAGATGTTTTGCGTTTAGCTACAGCACCAATTCCAACAGTTCGTGTCGCTTTCATCGGACTTGGAATGCGTGGTCCAGGAGCCGTAGAAAGAATGACACATATTCCGGGAGTTGAAATCGTAGCACTTTGTGATATGTTAGAAAAAAATACGCAATCGGCAAATGAAATTGTAACCAAAGCGGGACTTCCAAAAGCACAGGAATTTTTTGGAGATGAAAATGCCTGGAGAAAAGTAACGACACTTCCAAATGTTGATTTAGTATACGTTGCAACAGACTGGAAACATCATGCTATCATTGGCGTTCAGGCTATGAAAGATGGAAAACATGTGGCAATTGAAGTTCCGGGCGCATTGACGATGAAAGAAATTTGGGATCTTATTGATACTTCTGAAAAAACAAGAAAACATTGTATGCAGCTTGAAAATTGTGTGTACGATTTCTTTGAGTTAACAACTTTAAATATGGCGCAACAAGGTTTATTTGGAGAAATTCTTCATGCTGAAGGGTCTTACATTCACGGTTTACAGCCATTCTGGGGAGAATACTGGAACAACTGGAGAATGGATTATAACATCAAACACCGCGGTGATGTTTATGCGACTCATGGAATGGGGCCAGCGTGTCAGGCATTGAATATACATCGTGGTGATAAAATGAATTTCCTTGTTTCTATGGATACAAAAGCAGTTGGAAACCCTGCTTATATTAAAGAAAAATCAGGTCAGGAAATAAAAGATTTCAGAAATGGAGACCATACGATGACCATGATTCGTACCGAAAATGGGAAAACAATTCAAATTCAGCATGATGTAACTTCTCCGCGTCCCTATAGCAGAATGTATCAATTGAGCGGAACAAAAGGTTTTGCAAACAAATATCCGTTAGAAGGTTATGCTTTGGATGGAAAAGAATTAGGTGATGATGTTAAGCCGAATCACGAAAAATTAAGTGCACATTCCTTTGTTCCTGAAGAAGTAAAAAAAGCTTTAATGGCAAAATACAAACATCCTATTGTAAAAGATATCGAAGAACAAGCCAAAAAAGTTGGTGGTCATGGCGGAATGGATTTCGTAATGGATTATCGTTTGATCCACTGCCTTCAAAAAGGACTTCCGTTAGATATGGATGTTTACGATTTAGCCGAATGGTCTTGTTTAGGTCCATTAACCGAAATTTCTCTTGATAAAGGTTCCGTTCCCGTAGAAATTCCGGATTTCACACGTGGTGGCTGGAACAAATTACAAAAATTAGAGTTTTCAGAATAA
- a CDS encoding DUF3472 domain-containing protein produces MKNLFYTSLAFLFGSFSYSNGIDSVKKILVENPKTIISFPLAGNTFSSKHIDGSNTITDNGIENWTDSSEYFTAYFRVSKPGTFQITVEESVEVFGKSELEFSIGNEIKKVKFTTSKKAIIVGNWKINQEGYVAIKIKGISKTGDRFPSINRLTISSTDYDGKISYVPNNERNLYHWGRRGPSVHLNYQVPENINAEWYYNEMTIPVNEDKIGSYFMANGFGEGYFGIQVNSATERRVLFSVWSPFSTDDSNSIPDSHKIKLLKKGKNVHTGEFGNEGSGGQSYLKYNWKAGTTYKFLLKGIPEGNNYTTYTAYLYAPELNKWLLIASFSRPQTSTYLKRFHSFLENFVPEQGDLSRRVLFNNQWICDEKGNWSEINSARFTTDNTGAKEYRMDFAGGLEKNSFYLKDGGFFNNYTTPKTTFTRPLNNKKPEIDFTKLP; encoded by the coding sequence ATGAAAAATTTATTTTACACATCCCTTGCTTTCTTGTTCGGATCTTTTTCCTATTCAAATGGTATCGATTCGGTTAAAAAAATACTTGTCGAAAATCCGAAAACGATAATTTCATTTCCTTTGGCGGGAAATACTTTTAGTTCAAAACATATCGACGGAAGTAATACCATTACGGATAACGGAATTGAAAACTGGACAGATTCCAGTGAATATTTCACAGCTTATTTTAGAGTTTCAAAACCTGGAACTTTTCAAATTACGGTCGAAGAATCTGTTGAAGTTTTTGGAAAATCAGAATTGGAGTTTTCAATTGGGAATGAAATCAAAAAAGTAAAATTTACCACTTCAAAAAAAGCAATAATTGTTGGAAATTGGAAAATCAACCAGGAAGGTTATGTTGCCATCAAAATAAAAGGAATCAGTAAAACCGGAGATCGTTTTCCATCTATAAATCGCCTTACTATTTCGAGTACAGATTATGATGGCAAAATATCATATGTCCCAAATAACGAAAGGAATCTTTATCACTGGGGGCGTCGCGGCCCATCGGTACATTTAAATTATCAGGTTCCCGAAAACATAAATGCCGAATGGTATTATAATGAAATGACCATTCCTGTAAACGAGGACAAAATTGGTTCTTATTTTATGGCCAATGGTTTTGGCGAAGGTTACTTTGGAATTCAGGTAAACTCAGCAACCGAAAGAAGAGTTTTATTCTCCGTTTGGAGCCCGTTTTCAACCGATGATTCAAATAGTATTCCTGATTCTCATAAAATTAAACTACTAAAAAAAGGTAAAAACGTTCACACTGGCGAATTCGGAAACGAAGGTTCTGGTGGTCAAAGTTATCTGAAATACAATTGGAAAGCCGGAACGACTTATAAATTTCTATTAAAAGGAATCCCGGAAGGAAATAATTATACCACTTATACTGCCTATCTTTATGCGCCAGAATTGAATAAATGGCTGTTAATTGCAAGTTTCAGTCGCCCTCAAACGAGTACTTATTTAAAAAGATTTCATTCCTTTTTAGAAAATTTTGTTCCCGAACAAGGCGATTTATCTCGTCGGGTTTTATTCAATAATCAATGGATTTGCGATGAAAAAGGAAATTGGTCTGAGATCAATTCGGCGCGATTTACAACAGACAATACCGGAGCAAAAGAATACCGAATGGATTTTGCCGGCGGACTTGAAAAAAATTCTTTCTATTTAAAAGACGGAGGTTTTTTCAATAATTATACAACGCCAAAAACAACATTTACAAGACCTTTAAACAATAAAAAACCAGAAATCGATTTTACCAAATTACCGTAA
- a CDS encoding M1 family metallopeptidase: MAKKTIPLKYTQDSEQVFITLNKKYKSTEKYVVYIDYIAKPNELKTKGGESITDSKGLYFINPDGKEDKPVQIWTQGETEASSAWFPTIDKPNQKTTSEIAMTVDSKYTTLSNGKLTSQKVNKNGTRTDVWKMDQPNAPYLFMMAVGDFKIYKDTYNGKEVSYYLEPKYTPYAKQIFWKTPDMMNFYSKMLGVEYPWAKYSQIVVTDYFGGAMENTSATVHGAYVQKTERELLDDNQESTIAHELFHQWFGDYVTAESWSNLTMNESFATFGEVLWHGHDAGQDGEDRSRYEKLQNYLRSQKNGDSPVLARFHYKNKDDMFDNISYSKGSIILYAIKNQMGDEAFFKSLNHYLTTNAYKSGETHQLRLAMEEVTGKDWSPYFNQWYYQGGNPILNIEYGYINGKATIAVKQVQESTVQTFSLPLKVDYYVNGTKIRKEILIDQREQHFSFDIPSQPTFVDLDPDKILVGQVIDNKKIADYLYQYKNVPTYYNRIEAIKYAITDKSHDAQLILLAGLKDQQDDLRVLSIKAIDLEDNQIKEEVIKTLLDIAKNDKKTISRANAIIKLAATGDVAYKALMEESIKNQSYNVIAGGIIGLTKFAPAEGEKALSSLDEDTKKHVTPLIKRLSK, from the coding sequence ATGGCAAAAAAAACTATACCATTAAAATACACTCAGGACAGCGAACAGGTTTTTATTACTTTAAACAAAAAATATAAAAGCACTGAAAAATACGTTGTTTACATTGATTACATCGCAAAACCTAATGAGCTAAAAACAAAAGGCGGCGAATCTATTACGGATTCAAAAGGATTGTATTTTATAAACCCTGATGGAAAAGAAGATAAGCCTGTACAAATTTGGACACAAGGTGAAACGGAAGCTTCTTCAGCCTGGTTTCCTACCATTGACAAACCAAATCAAAAAACAACTTCTGAAATCGCAATGACAGTCGATTCAAAGTACACAACGCTTTCTAATGGAAAATTAACTTCTCAAAAAGTCAATAAAAACGGAACAAGAACAGATGTATGGAAAATGGACCAGCCAAATGCGCCGTATTTATTTATGATGGCCGTTGGAGATTTTAAAATATATAAAGACACTTATAACGGTAAAGAAGTTAGCTATTATTTGGAACCAAAATATACACCTTATGCCAAACAAATTTTCTGGAAAACACCAGATATGATGAACTTTTACAGCAAAATGCTGGGAGTCGAATATCCCTGGGCAAAGTATTCGCAGATTGTTGTAACTGATTATTTTGGAGGTGCAATGGAAAACACTTCGGCAACGGTTCACGGTGCTTATGTGCAAAAGACAGAAAGAGAATTACTTGATGACAATCAAGAAAGTACTATTGCCCACGAACTTTTTCATCAGTGGTTTGGAGATTATGTTACCGCTGAATCCTGGTCGAATTTAACCATGAATGAGTCTTTTGCCACTTTTGGAGAAGTACTTTGGCACGGACACGATGCCGGGCAAGATGGCGAAGACAGATCACGTTATGAAAAATTACAAAACTATTTGCGCTCTCAAAAAAATGGAGATAGCCCTGTTTTAGCTCGTTTTCATTATAAAAACAAAGATGATATGTTTGACAATATCAGCTATTCAAAAGGTTCTATCATTTTATATGCAATCAAAAATCAAATGGGTGACGAAGCGTTTTTCAAATCTTTAAACCATTATTTGACAACAAATGCCTATAAATCGGGAGAAACACACCAATTGCGTCTGGCGATGGAAGAAGTAACCGGCAAAGACTGGAGTCCGTATTTTAACCAATGGTATTATCAGGGCGGAAATCCTATTCTGAATATTGAATACGGATATATAAATGGTAAAGCAACCATCGCTGTAAAACAAGTTCAGGAAAGTACCGTTCAGACGTTTAGTCTCCCATTAAAAGTGGATTATTATGTGAATGGAACAAAAATCAGAAAAGAAATTTTAATTGATCAGAGAGAACAACATTTCAGTTTTGACATTCCATCTCAACCTACCTTTGTAGATCTTGATCCTGATAAAATTTTAGTGGGACAAGTTATAGACAACAAAAAAATAGCGGATTATTTGTATCAATACAAAAATGTTCCAACGTATTACAACCGAATTGAAGCGATAAAATATGCTATCACAGATAAAAGCCACGACGCTCAACTAATCCTTTTAGCCGGATTAAAAGATCAACAAGATGATTTGCGAGTACTTAGTATCAAGGCAATTGATTTGGAGGATAATCAAATCAAAGAGGAAGTAATTAAAACCTTGCTTGACATTGCTAAAAATGACAAAAAAACAATTTCAAGAGCGAATGCGATTATAAAATTGGCTGCTACAGGTGATGTAGCTTATAAAGCATTAATGGAGGAAAGCATCAAAAATCAATCTTACAATGTAATTGCAGGAGGCATAATTGGTTTGACAAAATTTGCTCCGGCAGAAGGAGAAAAAGCATTATCATCATTGGATGAAGACACAAAAAAACACGTTACACCATTAATTAAAAGGCTAAGCAAATAA